One genomic segment of Arachis duranensis cultivar V14167 chromosome 4, aradu.V14167.gnm2.J7QH, whole genome shotgun sequence includes these proteins:
- the LOC107486217 gene encoding F-box protein CPR1-like: protein MDNNQKSINDLPLELFQAILLRVQAKDLFRLKFVSKLWFSLISDSNFVELHLHHSSGFAPSLFFNKNNEEARLVDLHALYNEDEENLHAAIKDVPIPFGNNKKERDSYYFVVPGSYRGFVFLHREPGFIIIWNPVTGSCKKVSHGYSIKKDAILYGVAYDASNDDYLIVIAAKRYRVDCFSLRTNSWIKIDALLQRYANLRCERKEFLNDGSA from the exons ATGGATAATAACCAGAAGAGCATCAACGATCTTCCTCTGGAGTTGTTCCAAGCAATCTTATTGAGGGTGCAAGCCAAAGATCTATTCCGTCTCAAGTTTGTTTCTAAGCTATGGTTTTCTCTCATCTCCGATTCAAACTTCGTGGAATTACATCTTCACCACTCTTCCGGATTCGCCCCTTCACTCTTCTTCAACAAGAACAATGAGGAGGCTCGCTTGGTTGACCTACATGCACTATACAACGAAGACGAAGAAAATCTTCATGCTGCAATAAAAGATGTCCCTATCCCTTTTGGGAATAATAAGAAGGAACGAGACTCCTACTATTTTGTTGTTCCTGGATCCTACAGAGGATTTGTATTCTTGCACCGTGAACCGGGTTTTATTATCATATGGAACCCAGTGACTGGATCCTGCAAAAAAGTATCTCACGGTTATAGTATTAAAAAGGATGCGATTCTGTATGGTGTTGCTTATGATGCATCAAATGATGATTACTTGATAGTAATAGCTGCTAAGAGATACCGCGTTGATTGCTTTTCATTGCGGACCAATTCATGGATCAAAATTGATGCT CTGTTACAAAGATATGCTAATCTTCGATGTGAAAGAAAGGAGTTTCTCAACGATGGCTCTGCCTGA
- the LOC110280608 gene encoding F-box protein CPR1-like has protein sequence MEEKKNQNDKSKSIHDILPLDLIHIILLRVPIRHLACLRCVSKLWCSLISDPDFVELHFHHSPVSTNACITIGKRWMAYSVYLDALFSDGNDALQVREVSPPLYTTEPCDFIVLGSCRGFVLFGRDPNLLVVWNPLTGSGKLISYSHIYSRCKYCTGYCNFHLYGFGYDAWQDDYLVVVAWQDMYNHDHFDCFSMRTNSWIDFDAALPKPLFSFGSQSIGSCQSFGWFLNGAIHWVKERTFSRISGPEQLVMSAWSHPKLALLGGCLALYYCNYDSRNTHIWVMKEYKVHSSWTLYQIPHEGFRPLCLSSNGDIIGKAHDFPQTGFYMYNLREERLQCFKNPCFSVHLFAFEPVYTESLLPLPSESQRG, from the coding sequence atggaggagaagaagaatcagAATGACAAGAGCAAGAGCATTCACGACATCCTCCCTCTTGACCTGATTCACATAATCTTACTGCGGGTACCGATCAGACATCTCGCTTGCCTCAGGTGCGTTTCTAAGCTCTGGTGCTCTCTCATTTCTGATCCTGACTTTGTGGAATTGCATTTTCACCACTCTCCCGTATCAACCAACGCATGCATCACCATAGGAAAACGTTGGATGGCTTACTCTGTTTACTTAGACGCACTATTTAGTGACGGCAATGATGCATTACAAGTAAGAGAGGTGTCTCCCCCTTTATACACGACAGAACCTTGCGATTTTATCGTCCTTGGATCCTGCAGAGGCTTCGTTTTATTTGGTCGAGACCCAAATCTTCTTGTGGTATGGAACCCACTGACTGGATCCGGCAAATTAATATCCTACTCTCATATTTATTCTCGATGCAAGTACTGTACCGGTTACTGCAACTTCCATCTCTATGGATTTGGTTATGATGCATGGCAGGATGATTACTTAGTTGTTGTAGCTTGGCAGGATATGTATAACCATGATCACTTTGACTGCTTTTCCATGAGAACCAATTCATGGATTGATTTTGATGCTGCACTCCCTAAACCCTTGTTTAGTTTTGGCAGCCAATCTATTGGGTCCTGCCAATCTTTTGGGTGGTTCTTGAATGGAGCTATTCATTGGGTGAAGGAGAGGACTTTCTCAAGGATATCTGGACCGGAACAACTTGTAATGAGTGCATGGTCCCATCCAAAACTCGCCCTACTAGGAGGCTGCCTAGCCTTGTATTATTGCAATTATGATAGCCGTAACACTCACATATGGGTGATGAAAGAATATAAAGTGCACTCATCTTGGACTCTCTATCAGATTCCTCACGAAGGCTTTCGGCCATTGTGCTTATCCAGTAATGGTGATATTATTGGAAAAGCTCATGATTTTCCCCAAACCGGGTTCTACATGTATAATCTCAGAGAAGAGAGACTCCAATGTTTTAAAAATCCTTGTTTTTCGGTTCACCTCTTTGCATTCGAACCTGTGTATACAGAGAGTCTCTTGCCACTCCCCAGTGAATCACAAAGAGGTTAA